In Desulfobacter hydrogenophilus, the genomic stretch GCCCCTGGAAGTGGTGCCGGTGACCCATCCCCTGCTCAACCCCGTGGACCTTTTTCATACCAAGGATTTTGGCGACTACCTTATGGTCCGGGCCGCCAACATGAAAATTACCATTGAAAAGAAAACAAAATGCATCGTTAATATTTCAGGCGGCGGGTGCCCGGATGTCCCCTACCTTGCGTGTGAAATGGTGGGCAGACACCTGAATGAGGCCCCAAGACCCGGCAAAATAGGGCATACACTTTGCGGGTATGCCCTGGAGCTGGCCCATCAGGAGATGATCCGCCAATGCTCCTGATCGTCGGTACAGTGCCGGATGAGACCTTCCCTTTGACCATTGGGCCACCGGCCCTGGAAGGCGCCGATATGATCATCAACGGCATTCGTGTGCCTGTGAACCGGGGGACCCCGGCCCTGGTCGGTGCAGTACTGGCCGCCTGTCAAGTGCTTGGGCAGATACCGGTTACAACCGCTTTAGTCGGTGACATCGGCACCGGAAAGGGCAGCCGAAAACTTTATGAACACCTGTCCCGGGAGTTGTCGGGTATAGCGCCAACCACCCTGGCGTTTCACTATCTTCAGCCCGACGTAGACTGGCACAACAAAATTCTTTTCGCCGCAGAAGAGATGAAAAAAAGGCCTGTTCTTATCGCGGATGCCGGTTTCATGTACGCCGCCAAGATGAGCGGCCAGGCCCCAAACTATGACCTTTTTACCCCGGATGTGGGGGAACTGTCCTTTCTGGCTGACGAAACTGCTCCCCATCCTTTTTACACCAGAGGCTTTATTCTGCACCAGGACAACCAGGTGCCGGATCTTATTGCCCGGGCCTATGAATACAAAAACGGGGCCCGTCATCTTCTGGTCAAGGGCAGTGTGGATTATGTGGTGGCTGACGGTGAAATTACAGGCCGAATCAGCAATCCTGCGGCCGAAGCCATGGAGGCCATGGGCGGCACCGGAGACACCCTGACCGGGCTTGCCTGCGCTTTGATCGAATCCGGTAAAAGCATCCCGGAAGCCTGCCGCATTGCAGCCCGTGTCAATCGAATGGCCGGGGTCTATGCCAACCCGACACCCGCCTCACAGGTGATGGACATTATTCTGCAGATCCCCAAAGCTTTGGCCCGGGTTCTGGAAGATCCAAACACGGATGTTCGTTTAGATACTAAGGAATGAGTCCGAAAGAACTTAACCTGGGAGCGCGGGCGTCTCGCCGGCATATTTACAATACTTGCGGGCGGGACGCCCGCGCTTCCGGATATAGCAAAATGGGCAAATTATTTAAGGCTCGGGATTAGAATAAAGAGAGTGAAAAAAATGACGGATAAATCAGAAAATAGCTCTTCGACCGGCGCAATTGAGCCCGGCATGACAGTGCTGGATATTGTTTCAACATACAGTGCCACCCAGGAAGTCTTTAAACGCTGGGATGACAAGGCAGGGGAGTGCATCTGCTGCAATGCGCTTTTTGAGCCCCTTGAAACGGTTTCCGAAAAATACAACCTGGATCTGTCTGCCCTGGTTCAAGAGTTAAAAAAGGCAGCCGACAATTGCAGGAATAGAATTAATCCATGAAATCTAAAACAGATTAAATACCAAGACCCTTAAAGGTTATTCAGACTCATTTGGTGGGATGAGAAAAGTTTTCAGACTGTCCATATACTGATCAAACCCCTTGATAAAAATATCATTGTGATTGGCACCAGGGATCATCAAAAGGTCTTTGTCGGCAGAAGGGCAAAGATTGTAAAGCGCTTCGCCTTGTGAAAAGTCAATAATATGGTCAAACTGGGCATGGATAATTAAAAGGGGTTTGTTCCAATGCCTGATTTTATCGGCATTGCCGAATCCTTGTGTTTCCTGAAAACCGATCATGTCAGGATCAAGCCCGAGAGTTTTTAAAAGCGGTGCTGCATGGGCAAATCCGCTTTCGATGATCAGCCTGTCAATGCTATCTTGGCGGGTGGCTGCCAGTTCCAGAGCCGATGCACTGCCAAGGGAGCGGCCCATAACTGTAACTCGATGATCCAGTTTTTTTGAGGGAAGAACAGGTAATCAGTATTGAAAAATGCAAAGGCTGGTCAAGTCGATGCTATAATACCAATTTTCCAAACTGATATCTCACTCATCGGTTGGCCAGCCTTCAATGAGCAGAGTAAAATAAATGTTATTTGAATACAATAGTTCAATTGCAGTATAACACCTCATTTATGAAAATAAGGAATGAGGCGGATGTGTTAATAAATAAGCTGTTGCCGTTTGTTGAAAAGTATACTGATTCACTGAATACTGAATTAACACAGTCATCCCCAGGAATGACCTTAAGCAAATCACAAAAATTCTGGCTGGGTTTCTGCATCACTGGAATCATCTTGACCAGCAGCATCAATTGGGCTGCTTTTTCACGTATCAGTGTGGGATTGTATAAAACTACAGCTCTTTCCTGGATGTTTCGCCATTCTAAAATTGCTTGGGAGCATCTGTTTCATCTCAGCCTTAAAATTATTTTCAAAGTATATGGCATTACCAAAGGTGTTGTCAGTATTGATGATTCCGATAAAAAGCGTAGTAAATGCACAACAAAAATTTTTGGAGTCCACAAAATAAAAGACAAATCAACGGGTGGTTTTTGCATGGGGCAAGGCTTAGTATTTTTGGTGTTGATAACACCAAAACTCAGCTTTCCAATTGGCTACGCCTTTCATATTCCTGATCCAAAAATCAGCGAATGGACCAAGGAGGATAAAAGATTAAAAAAGGCTGGCGTACCAAAATCAGAACGCCCAAAAAAACCGGTGCGCTCAGAAGAATATCCTACCATTCCAATGATTGCCAAGGCTCTTTTAAAAATATTTGTAGAGAAACACCCGGAAATAAAAATAGAAGCGATTGTTGCAGATGCCTTATATGGGAATGCTGAGTTCATGGATGAAGCGTCTAAAATTGCAGGAAACGCCCAAGTTATCAGCCAAATAAGGTACAATCAAAATATTTTACTCAAGAGCGATAAAAAATCAGTTGAAACATATTTTAAAAATATTCAACCAATTCAAAAGACCATACATGTACGTGGAGGTAAAGAGGTTGTTGTACTCATTAAAAGTGCCAGAATACATGTGTGTGCTCATAAGAAAAAAAGATTTGTCATTGCAATAAAATACATTGGAGAAAAGGACTATCGGTATCTTGCCGCTTCGGATCTGACCTGGCGATATCCTGATATCATAGACGCATTTACACTCAGATGGTTAGTAGAGGTTTTTATTCAAGACCATAAGACGAATGAAGGCTGGGGAAATTTGACCAAACAACCTGATGAAGACGGGTCTTACAGAAGTTTGACCCTGAGTCTGTTGGTTGATCATTGTCTCCTGCTTCATCCTGACCAGGTGGCCTCGATAAATAACAAACTGCACGCAAGAACTGTTGGCAGCCTATGTGACACCGTCAAAGTTGACTGCATCTTATCCTTTGTCGAACAAATCATTCATAGTGATGACCCAGAATCCCATTTCAAGCAGATCTCGGTATTTTTAAAAGAGCATTTTGTAAAGGCAAACGATTCTCAAAAGCACATGAATCTAAATTCTTGGGGGAATTATCAATCCGCCCCATCATTAAAATACAAAGCATTCTGTTAACATGGGGATAATAACTGCCAGCGAGGTCTCATGTCAATTTTTAAAAACTGGATCATCGAGTGTAAGGGAGCCTGTGAAATTTTGATTTTTAAGTTCGGTGATGACAAAATCAAGAATTTTATGGCAATCCAGAAGCATTGAGGAGACCGTGGGCGAGCCTGAGGATTTGCCGTATCCCCGGTAGTCGACCACCAGGAAGTTGATGCCCTGACGATTAAAAATGGGGCCAAGATCATCATAGTCTGATACGACCTCGCCATTGCCGTGGAAGAAAAGAATGTTGGAAAATGACGGATCTGCCAGGTGAAAGGCCGCCCCAACTTCAATATCCTGGTCAACCGGAATAAGATATTCCTTGTCGGAAACGGCCTTTCCCGGGTAATCACGCCGTGGGTGAAACAGAAATTGAAGCACCTGGGGTTGATCCAGGGCCGCATATGGATTGGTCTGACTTTTTTTCATTGGATTCTCCTTTTTTGTCTCTTTTGGCGGGTATGGCTCTCAACTTTCTTCAAACCTGCCCAATTTTCTGTTTTTGATTACCTTTTCCCCCATGAATATTTTTCCGTTCATGGCGATATAAACACCGGGGCAAGCCTTTTGAACAGCGCCCAAGGCACAGCCGATATTAAAAATCGCGTCCGTGGCACTGAACATGGCAGGAAGAAGCGCGCCTGTGAGTACAACGATTTTATCCTTTGCGCCGCCATGAGCGATGATGTGTCTGGCTGTTTCCGGCATGGTATCTGTTCCGTGGGTGATAATAATCATCCTGCAGGGGTCAGCCGCAACCGTTTTGGCGATAAGTCCCCTGTCCTCATCTGTTAAATCGAGGCTGTCTTTACGCATAAGTGACGTAATGGTGTAAGGGACTTGCAGATTGAATTGGTTAAGCACCTCCATGGCGTTGGGAGGCCCCACTTCATATTCACTTTTTGCATCAAAATAAATTTTATCAATGGTTCCGCCGGTGGTAATGATTGAAATTGTGTCCATGTGTGTCCCTTTATGATTTGGTTCCGGAGAAGCCCCTTTAAGTCTTACCTGTTTTGTATAACTCGATGATCCAGTTTTTTTGAGGGAAGAACAGGTAATCAGTATTGAAAAATGCAAAGGCTGGTCAAGTCGATGCTATAATACCAATTTTCCAAACTGATATCTCACTCATCGGTTGGCCAGCCTTCAATGAGCAGAGTAAAATAAATGTTATTTGAATACAATAGTTCAATTGCAGTATAACACCTCATTTATGAAAATAAGGAATGAGGCGGATGTGTTAATAAATAAGCTGTTGCCGTTTGTTGAAAAGTATACTGATTCACTGAATACTGAATTAACACAGTCATCCCCAGGAATGACCTTAAGCAAATCACAAAAATTCTGGCTGGGTTTCTGCATCACTGGAATCATCTTGACCAGCAGCATCAATTGGGCTGCTTTTTCACGTATCAGTGTGGGATTGTATAAAACTACAGCTCTTTCCTGGATGTTTCGCCATTCTAAAATTGCTTGGGAGCATCTGTTTCATCTCAGCCTTAAAATTATTTTCAAAGTATATGGCATTACCAAAGGTGTTGTCAGTATTGATGATTCCGATAAAAAGCGTAGTAAATGCACAACAAAAATTTTTGGAGTCCACAAAATAAAAGACAAATCAACGGGTGGTTTTTGCATGGGGCAAGGCTTAGTATTTTTGGTGTTGATAACACCAAAACTCAGCTTTCCAATTGGCTACGCCTTTCATATTCCTGATCCAAAAATCAGCGAATGGACCAAGGAGGATAAAAGATTAAAAAAGGCTGGCGTACCAAAATCAGAACGCCCAAAAAAACCGGTGCGCTCAGAAGAATATCCTACCATTCCAATGATTGCCAAGGCTCTTTTAAAAATATTTGTAGAGAAACACCCGGAAATAAAAATAGAAGCGATTGTTGCAGATGCCTTATATGGGAATGCTGAGTTCATGGATGAAGCGTCTAAAATTGCAGGAAACGCCCAAGTTATCAGCCAAATAAGGTACAATCAAAATATTTTACTCAAGAGCGATAAAAAATCAGTTGAAACATATTTTAAAAATATTCAACCAATTCAAAAGACCATACATGTACGTGGAGGTAAAGAGGTTGTTGTACTCATTAAAAGTGCCAGAATACATGTGTGTGCTCATAAGAAAAAAAGATTTGTCATTGCAATAAAATACATTGGAGAAAAGGACTATCGGTATCTTGCCGCTTCGGATCTGACCTGGCGATATCCTGATATCATAGACGCATTTACACTCAGATGGTTAGTAGAGGTTTTTATTCAAGACCATAAGACGAATGAAGGCTGGGGAAATTTGACCAAACAACCTGATGAAGACGGGTCTTACAGAAGTTTGACCCTGAGTCTGTTGGTTGATCATTGTCTCCTGCTTCATCCTGACCAGGTGGCCTCGATAAATAACAAACTGCACGCAAGAACTGTTGGCAGCCTATGTGACACCGTCAAAGTTGACTGCATCTTATCCTTTGTCGAACAAATCATTCATAGTGATGACCCAGAATCCCATTTCAAGCAGATCTCGGTATTTTTAAAAGAGCATTTTGTAAAGGCAAACGATTCTCAAAAGCACATGAATCTAAATTCTTGGGGGAATTATCAATCCGCCCCATCATTAAAATACAAAGCATTCTGTTAGCATGGGGATAATAACTGCCAGCGAGGTCTCATGTCAATTTTTAAAAACTGGATCATCGAGTATAAATATTTCGATATAAAATCAATCTTGGTATCTTACCCCTTTGCAAAGGGTGCTACTTATTTTTTTCAAGTCCCTTAAAAAAGGGTGATAAATATGATAAACACCGAATCTGAAAAATAACAGATTGGAAAAATAGCCCAATGACACCAGCCATTAACACAGCCCAAAAAGCAAAAATCGATTTTAAGATCCATGAATACAACCACGACCCCAGGGCAGAGTCTTATGGGCAAGAGGCGGCTGAAAAACTTGGGGTCAGCCCTGACCAGCTTTTTAAAACCCTTGTCGTGTCAATGAACAGCAAAGAACTCAGTGTTGCCATCCTGCCTGTGTCCTGCCAATTGAATTTAAAATTGTTTGCCAGGGCCATGGGTGCAAAAAAAGCTGCCATGGCGGATAAAAAGCTGGTGGAAAAGACAACTGGCTATATCCTGGGCGGTGTTAGTCCCATCGGGCAAAAGAAAAAACTGTCAACAGTGGTTCATGACACTGCAAAGAATTTTAAGACGATTTTTGTCAGTGCCGGAAAACGAGGGCTTGACATTGAACTGGCACCGGACGATCTGGTTAAACTGGTCAACGGAAAATTTGAATGCATTTGCGAATAATATGGCACACCAAAAAAAACTATTATTCATGGATCAGGGATGTTAAAGAAACCGCTCAGGTTGAAATACAATAACAAAATAACAGCCATGGGCTGATCTGGTCTAACAACACCCAGACTCAATCCACAACGAAACATGGAAGTAATTTAATATGTTATTTTGATTTTTATATAAAATGTTAAGGTTTTTGTAATGGCCGCGTCCGCCGTCGCTGCCCGTAAGAATAGGGAAAGGATGAACAGCGTTACACCGATTGATTGTCTGATTGATAATCTGATAAAAAAAAATGCCGCATTTGCCTGCTGGTTCCAACCGTCCAGTGACAGCCCACAACTGATTGCAGGGTCGCAGGATGATATTCTATTCCCGGAAAGTATACAGCAGTTAAGCCGGGTCCGCGGGTTTGTGTTTGCCCCGTTTAAAATATCGAATCATGCCCCTGTCATTGCTTTGCAGCCGGCCATACATCTTAAAGGTTACGATCAAATCCAGGCGTTTGACCCAGGAATTTTGACGTCGGCTCCTTTTCGTCAGAAAGCAAAAGCTCCCTGCATTTCAACAAATTTTCAGGATTACCTGGTGTGTGTCAACCATGCCATTGAACAAATCCACGCCGCACAATTTTCCAAGGTCATTGTCTCCCGGCGCATTTGCAAAGAGAAAAAGAATGAATCCATGGGCCGGTTGTTTCTTGGGATGCATGATGTAAACCCGGGCGTGTTTGTCTTTGTGGTAAACCTGCCCAAGGCCGGGCTTTGGATGGGGGCTACCCCTGAACTGTTGTTTCGCTCCGATGGGCGACATGCCCAGACCGTGTCCCTGGCCGCCACCCAGTCCCGGCGCCCCGATGGTCGATACTGCTGGTTTACCAAGGAGATCGAAGAGCAGGCCTTTGTCTCCAGGTACACGCTGGATGTGCTTCACCGGTTTGGTTTTTCGTCCTATCAGACAAAGGGGCCCCAGGACCTTGAAACAGCTACTGTGGCCCATTTGAAAACCTCTTTCTTTTTTTCCGGGGAACAAATCCAGGATCGGCTAGGCGAATTTGTTGAACAGCTTTGCCCGACGCCTGCGGTTTGCGGTTTGCCCAAGGTCGAGGCAGATCAGTTTATCCAGGCCTTTGAACCCCACGACCGACGCTATTATACCGGGTTTCTGGGGCCCTGGCGCCTTGAGCAAAACGGCACCGACGTTTATGTGAACCTGCGCAGCATGGAAATTGAAGATTCCCAGTATGTCCTCTACACCGGCGGGGGAATCACGGCCCGGTCCGACCCGGAACAGGAGTGGGAAGAGACCACGCAAAAGTCCAGAACGCTTTTAAACGCCATAGAGGCATTGCAGGAACAGGCATGATGATTTCAACAAAGCGCCATGTGCAGCAGCTGGCCGCTCTATTACGGAGTAAAAATATTTCAGATGTTGTGCTGTGTCCCGGATCCAGGAATGGTCCCTTAATTCATACTCTGGCAGGTTGCAAAGCGTTTGACTGCCGGGTGGTTGTGGATGAGCGCAGTGCCGGTTATTTTGCCCTGGGGGTAGCCCAGGCAAAGAAAAAACCGGTTGCTATTGTGTGCAGTTCCGGTACGGCTGCTGTTAATTTTGCCCCGGCTGTGGCCGAGGCCTTTTACCAGAATATCCCCTTGATCGTGGTGACTGCGGACCGGCCCGCTTACTGGATTGATCAGCTGGAAAACCAGTGCATCCATCAAACGGCGCTGTATCGAAATTTTATCAAACAATCGTGTTCACTGCCCTTGGCGGAGTCGGACAGTCAGTTGTGGTACGGTGCGCGTTTGATTAACGATATACTGAATACAGCCGTGTCTGATGCGCCGGGACCTGTGCATATCAACATTCCCCTTGAAGAGCCTTTGCACCAGACCGTGGAGGCACAACTGCCTGATGTTAAAGTGATTGAGGCGGATGATACACGGACAAATCCTGACGAAAAAGCCTTGACCGGGGTGGTCGAAGAGATCTCCCGGGCAGATAAAATACTTGTACTGGCAGGCCAGTCCTCCGGCAACGCAGACCTTAGCCGTGCACTGACCCTGTTTGCGCAAAAAACCGGTGCCGTGGTTGCCGCCGAGCACCTGGCCAATTTGCAGATACCTTCTGAGTGCTGCTGTGTCCGTCCGGAATTGGTGCTTGGGTCCATATCCCCTGGTGATGCAGCTGTCTTTCAGCCTGACCTGCTGATTACCTTTGGCAGGCACTTTGTGTCCAAACGTATCCGGCAATTTTTAAGAGATTACAAACCGGATAAACATATTCATGTGGATGCCGGCGGCCGGCATGTGGACACCTACCAGGCATTGACTCGTGTTTGTGCCATGTCCCCGGAACGGTTTTTTAAGCAGTTGGCCGGGATTCAGATCCAAAAGTCATCCGGTGAGTATGCCGGGGCTTGGAAAGACCGGGAACAAGAGGCCTTGCAAATTTATAAACAATATCTGACCCTGGCCCCTTTTAGTGATTTTACGGTATGTGCCGGTGCATTAAAGGCCGTGCCGGAAGATTCAGTCATTCACCTTGGTAACAGCTCCACCGTAAGATATGCTGTGTTAAATCCCGGCATCAAAGGTGTTACCTGGCTTGGTAACCGAGGGACCAGCGGTATTGACGGTTCTATTTCCACAGCAGTGGGGTATGCCTCATGCAACTCCGGGATAAATACGATTATACTGGGAGATCTCTCTTTTTTCTACGATTCCAATGGATTGTGGAATAAATACCTGGGGAAAAATTTAAGGATTGTTCTACTCAATAACGGCGGTGGTAATATTTTCAGTTTTGTGGAAGACCTTGCCGGCCGCACCGGGGAGGACAATCAAGCGGTGTTTAAAAATTATTTTTTTGCGGGTCACAGGACAAAAGCCAAGGGCCTTGCATCAGCCTTCGGCCTTGACTATTTGCAGGCTGACTCAGGTTCCCCGTTGGACAAGGCCCTTGAACAACTTTATAATCCTGATCGGACTGCCCCTACCCTTCTAGAGGTGTTTACGGATGCCCAAACCAACACAAAGGTATTTAAGGGAGTGTTTAAAAAAATTAAAAAAGTACTGATCAATAGTGCTTGAATCAAAACCTGTGTTTGGACCGAAAGTTGCCCAGATGCAAGGCGCAGGAAAATTTGCAACCGGAGCATACCACTGTATGTGAGGATTGCACATTTTTTTGCAACGCCGCAGGTGGGTGACTTTTGCTTCAAACACTATATAGGGAGAGTGAGACATGACAGAAGAACGCCAGTGGGAAACCATCAAAGAGTTTGAAGATATCTTTTTTGAATATTATGAGGGCATCGGCAAGATCACCATTAACCGTGAACGCTACCGCAATGCCTTCCGTCCCACCACCGTCCATGAGATCAGCGAATCCTTGCGCATCTGCCGGGAGGATAAGCGTATCAATGTGATTGTCCTGACCGGGGCAGGGGATACGGCTTTTTGCGCCGGCGGCGACCAGAATGTCAAAGGGGAGGGGGGGTACATTGACAAGGACGGCACACCACGGCTGAATATCCTGGAAGTTCAGAAACAGATTCGGTCTATGCCCAAACCCGTGATTGCCATGGTCAACGGTTTTGCCATTGGCGGCGGCCATGTGCTGCATGTGGTGTGCGATATCACCATAGCCAGTGAAAACGCGATCTTTGGTCAGACCGGGCCCAAGGTGGGCAGTTTTGATGCAGGATTAGGCTCCTCCTATCTGGCCAGCACTATCGGGCAGAAAAAGGCCCGGGAGATCTGGTTCATGTGTCGTCAATATACGGCGGCCGAGGCCCTGGAGATGGGTTTGGTCAATACGGTTGTGCCCCTGGATCAGCTTGAGGATGAGACCGTGGCCTGGGCCATGAAAATGCAGGAACACAGTCCCTTGGCCCTTCGTATGATCAAACTGGGGCTCAATGCCGAGCTTGACGGCCAGTTGGGACTCCAGGAGTTTGCCGGTAACGCCACGCTGTTGTATTACCTGACCCAGGAGGCCCAGGAAGGCAAAAACGCATTTCTTGAAAAGCGGAAACCGGATTTTAGTCAATTTCCAAAGTTCCCTTAAGGAATGAGTCCCGAAATAACTTAGCTTGGGAGCGCGGGCGTCTCGCCTGCATCTTTACAATACTTGCGGACATGCCGGCGAGACGCCCGCGCTCCCGGATATAGCAAAATAAGCAAGTTATTTAAGACCCGTTCCTAACCTATTTTGAATAGGCTCAATAAATAATGAAAGCACGTGTACTTGAACATAAATTACAGTTTAAACGACCGGCAGGGACATCCCGGGGGGTGCTGAACCACCGCCGGGTCTGGTACCTTATTCTGGAAAAAGAGGGCAGGGTTGGGGTGGGGGAATGCGCACCCTTACCGGGGTTGAGCGCTGAGACCATTCCTGAGGTGGAACAGGCCTTTGCAGCACTTACCGCAGATCCGGATGGTTTTTGTGCCCAGGCGGCTCAGCAGAGTATACCCTCTTCGGTACGGTTTGCCGTGGAAACCGCCCTCAGGGATCTGGAACAGACCGGCACGCAGCTTCTGTTTCCTTCCAGCTTCACCCGGGGGGACAAAGGCATCCCCATCAACGGACTGATCTGGATGGGGGCACCCTCGTTCATGAAAGAACAGGTTCGGCAGAAACTGGATTTGGGGTGGCGGTGCATCAAGCTTAAAATCGGGGCGCTTCAGTTTGAAGAAGAACTTGCCATCCTTAAAAGCATCCGGGCGGAATACAGTGCCGATGACATTATTTTACGGGTGGATGCCAATGGCGGTTTCTCCCCGGATAAGGTTCTGGACCGGATGGGGCAGCTGGCAGAACTGGATCTGCATTCCATTGAGCAGCCCATCGCCAAAGGCCAGTGGCCGCAAATGGCCCAAGTGTGCAAACAGTCACCCCTGGACATTGCCTTTGACGAGGAACTCATCGGGATTACAGCACGTGAAGACAAAATTCGTCTCCTGGACACCCTTGCCCCCCATTATCTGGTGCTGAAACCCAGTTTGCACGGCGGGATGAAAGGGTGTGACGAATGGATTGAACTGGCTGATGAAAGGGGGATCGGCTGGTGGGTTACTTCTTATCTTGAATCCAACCTGGGTTTAAGTGCCATTGCCCAGTGGGTCTTTTTAAAGCAGCCCCATATGCACCAGGGCCTTGGTACGGGGCAGTTATTTACCAATAATATGGCCTCCCCCCTGCAAATCCGTGGGGAAAAACTCTTTTTTGATCCGGGTAAACGGTTTATCTTTCCGGGGATTTTCTAAGGCCGTGAATATCTTTCCGGATACCCTATGCCTCAATGGTACCGTGCACCGGGTGAAAAGGCTTCTGCAAGCGGGGCGTCCGGCCTGCTCCCCAGGCATTGAATCCGATGTCATTGATTTTCTGGCCCAATGGTATGGGCCGCAAAACACCATCACCGTCCACACCTCGGGCAGCACAGGTCCGCCCAAAACCATTTTTCTGACGAAAAAGTTTGTGGTCCAAAGCGCCATGCGCACCCTTGATTTTTTTGAACTGAAATCCGGGCAGCGCATCCTGCTGTGCCTGCCCTTAAGGTATATCGCAGGAAAACTTATGGTGGTCAGGGCACTTTTGGGCAGGCTTGATCTGTGCACCGCAGACCCAACCGATGATTTTGCGTTCCTGGCCCGGTGCCGGGATAATTCCTTCCGCTTCGCTGCCATGGTGCTCAACCAGGTGACAAAATTG encodes the following:
- the ybaK gene encoding Cys-tRNA(Pro) deacylase, with translation MTPAINTAQKAKIDFKIHEYNHDPRAESYGQEAAEKLGVSPDQLFKTLVVSMNSKELSVAILPVSCQLNLKLFARAMGAKKAAMADKKLVEKTTGYILGGVSPIGQKKKLSTVVHDTAKNFKTIFVSAGKRGLDIELAPDDLVKLVNGKFECICE
- a CDS encoding alpha/beta hydrolase, with translation MGRSLGSASALELAATRQDSIDRLIIESGFAHAAPLLKTLGLDPDMIGFQETQGFGNADKIRHWNKPLLIIHAQFDHIIDFSQGEALYNLCPSADKDLLMIPGANHNDIFIKGFDQYMDSLKTFLIPPNESE
- a CDS encoding asparaginase domain-containing protein; this encodes MDTISIITTGGTIDKIYFDAKSEYEVGPPNAMEVLNQFNLQVPYTITSLMRKDSLDLTDEDRGLIAKTVAADPCRMIIITHGTDTMPETARHIIAHGGAKDKIVVLTGALLPAMFSATDAIFNIGCALGAVQKACPGVYIAMNGKIFMGEKVIKNRKLGRFEES
- a CDS encoding NAD(P)H-hydrate dehydratase, whose product is MLLIVGTVPDETFPLTIGPPALEGADMIINGIRVPVNRGTPALVGAVLAACQVLGQIPVTTALVGDIGTGKGSRKLYEHLSRELSGIAPTTLAFHYLQPDVDWHNKILFAAEEMKKRPVLIADAGFMYAAKMSGQAPNYDLFTPDVGELSFLADETAPHPFYTRGFILHQDNQVPDLIARAYEYKNGARHLLVKGSVDYVVADGEITGRISNPAAEAMEAMGGTGDTLTGLACALIESGKSIPEACRIAARVNRMAGVYANPTPASQVMDIILQIPKALARVLEDPNTDVRLDTKE
- a CDS encoding DUF3343 domain-containing protein, whose protein sequence is MFKRVFHLFNRTQKDLSRKVKEDLGILVFENTSEVIQAENFLKSRGWEIKVMGPPPGIQSGCDLVIQFPLIEKLMLTRQLEEAGLPPLEVVPVTHPLLNPVDLFHTKDFGDYLMVRAANMKITIEKKTKCIVNISGGGCPDVPYLACEMVGRHLNEAPRPGKIGHTLCGYALELAHQEMIRQCS
- a CDS encoding transposase, coding for MKIRNEADVLINKLLPFVEKYTDSLNTELTQSSPGMTLSKSQKFWLGFCITGIILTSSINWAAFSRISVGLYKTTALSWMFRHSKIAWEHLFHLSLKIIFKVYGITKGVVSIDDSDKKRSKCTTKIFGVHKIKDKSTGGFCMGQGLVFLVLITPKLSFPIGYAFHIPDPKISEWTKEDKRLKKAGVPKSERPKKPVRSEEYPTIPMIAKALLKIFVEKHPEIKIEAIVADALYGNAEFMDEASKIAGNAQVISQIRYNQNILLKSDKKSVETYFKNIQPIQKTIHVRGGKEVVVLIKSARIHVCAHKKKRFVIAIKYIGEKDYRYLAASDLTWRYPDIIDAFTLRWLVEVFIQDHKTNEGWGNLTKQPDEDGSYRSLTLSLLVDHCLLLHPDQVASINNKLHARTVGSLCDTVKVDCILSFVEQIIHSDDPESHFKQISVFLKEHFVKANDSQKHMNLNSWGNYQSAPSLKYKAFC
- a CDS encoding alpha/beta hydrolase, with the translated sequence MKKSQTNPYAALDQPQVLQFLFHPRRDYPGKAVSDKEYLIPVDQDIEVGAAFHLADPSFSNILFFHGNGEVVSDYDDLGPIFNRQGINFLVVDYRGYGKSSGSPTVSSMLLDCHKILDFVITELKNQNFTGSLTLDDPVFKN
- a CDS encoding chorismate-binding protein codes for the protein MNSVTPIDCLIDNLIKKNAAFACWFQPSSDSPQLIAGSQDDILFPESIQQLSRVRGFVFAPFKISNHAPVIALQPAIHLKGYDQIQAFDPGILTSAPFRQKAKAPCISTNFQDYLVCVNHAIEQIHAAQFSKVIVSRRICKEKKNESMGRLFLGMHDVNPGVFVFVVNLPKAGLWMGATPELLFRSDGRHAQTVSLAATQSRRPDGRYCWFTKEIEEQAFVSRYTLDVLHRFGFSSYQTKGPQDLETATVAHLKTSFFFSGEQIQDRLGEFVEQLCPTPAVCGLPKVEADQFIQAFEPHDRRYYTGFLGPWRLEQNGTDVYVNLRSMEIEDSQYVLYTGGGITARSDPEQEWEETTQKSRTLLNAIEALQEQA
- a CDS encoding transposase, coding for MKIRNEADVLINKLLPFVEKYTDSLNTELTQSSPGMTLSKSQKFWLGFCITGIILTSSINWAAFSRISVGLYKTTALSWMFRHSKIAWEHLFHLSLKIIFKVYGITKGVVSIDDSDKKRSKCTTKIFGVHKIKDKSTGGFCMGQGLVFLVLITPKLSFPIGYAFHIPDPKISEWTKEDKRLKKAGVPKSERPKKPVRSEEYPTIPMIAKALLKIFVEKHPEIKIEAIVADALYGNAEFMDEASKIAGNAQVISQIRYNQNILLKSDKKSVETYFKNIQPIQKTIHVRGGKEVVVLIKSARIHVCAHKKKRFVIAIKYIGEKDYRYLAASDLTWRYPDIIDAFTLRWLVEVFIQDHKTNEGWGNLTKQPDEDGSYRSLTLSLLVDHCLLLHPDQVASINNKLHARTVGSLCDTVKVDCILSFVEQIIHSDDPESHFKQISVFLKEHFVKANDSQKHMNLNSWGNYQSAPSLKYKAFC